A window of the Oryza brachyantha chromosome 5, ObraRS2, whole genome shotgun sequence genome harbors these coding sequences:
- the LOC121054391 gene encoding inverted formin-2-like, which produces MAPPPPSPSPPPSNPTDPFAPEPEQEGEAAAAPPPPPPRNPIVPRDPPSPEMEATAEALTREEVLRRRLRRARRLAGVYRRLYWTLGEELRARHRQYVWELGRSPLEAEQPPPPPSASGAGGELVVRPASAAVPRRKKCGFAGCKVRAMAMARFCHSHILSDPKQVLYKGCAYITKSGAQLGQITCGRPILKASVPSLCNIHFQKSQKLIAHAYKKVGFNRSPNFGLLVAESIRQIQAKRREPPS; this is translated from the exons atggccccgccgccgccgtccccgtcgccgccgccttcgaaCCCCACCGACCCCTtcgcgccggagccggagcaggaaggggaggcggcggcggcgccgccgccgccgccgccgcgaaaCCCTATTGTCCCCCGCGACCCGCCCTCGCCGGAGATGGAGGCCACCGCGGAGGCGCTCACCCGCGAGGaggtgctgcggcggcggctgcggcgggcCAGGCGGCTCGCCGGCGTGTACCGGCGGCTCTACTGGACGCTCGGGGAGGAGCTGCGGGCGCGGCACCGGCAGTACGTCTGGGAGCTCGGGAGGAGCCCGCTCGAGGccgagcagccgccgccgccgccctccgcgtCCGGGGCGGGCGGGGAGCTGGTGGTGCGGCCGGCGTCCGCGGCGGTGCCGAGGCGGAAGAAGTGCGGGTTCGCCGGGTGCAAGGTGcgggccatggccatggccaggTTCTGCCACTCCCACATTCTTTCGGATCCGAAGCAAGTGCTCTACAAGGGCTGCGCATACATCACCAAGAG TGGAGCACAACTTGGGCAAATTACCTGTGGCAGGCCCATACTGAAAGCTTCAGTTCCCTCACTTTGCAATATTCATTTTCAAAAATCTCAGAAGTTGATTGCACATGCGTACAAGAAGGTTGGATTTAATCGATCcccaaattttggtttgttgGTTGCTGAATCTATTCGTCAGATCCAAGCCAAGCGGAGAGAACCGCCCAGTTAG
- the LOC102706472 gene encoding guanosine nucleotide diphosphate dissociation inhibitor 2-like, with amino-acid sequence MDEEYDVIVLGTGLKECILSGLLSVDGLKVLHMDRNDYYGGDSTSLNLNQLWKRFRGEDKPPAHLGASRDYNVDMVPKFMMANGTLVRTLIHTDVTKYLSFKAVDGSYVFSKGKIHKVPATDMEALKSPLMGLFEKRRARNFFIYVQDYNEADPKTHQGLDLTTMTTRELIAKYGLSDDTVDFIGHALALHRDDRYLNEPAIDTVNRMKLYAESLARFQGGSPYIYPLYGLGELPQGFARLSAVYGGTYMLNKPDCKVEFDMEGKVCGVTSEGETAKCKKVVCDPSYLPNKVRKIGRVVRAIAIMSHPIGNTNDSHSVQIILPQKQLGRKSDMYVFGCSYTHNVAPKGKFIAFVSAEAETDNPESELKPGIDLLGPVDELFFDIYDRYEPVNEPSLDNCFVSTSYDATTHFETTVTDVLNMYTLITGKTVDLSVDLSAASAAEEY; translated from the exons atgGATGAGGAGTACGACGTGATCGTGCTGGGCACGGGCCTCAAGGAGTGCATCCTCAGCGGCCTCCTCTCCGTCGATGGCCTCAAG gTGCTGCACATGGACAGAAACGACTACTATGGAGGAGACTCCACCTCGCTCAACCTTAACCAG CTGTGGAAGAGGTTTAGAGGGGAAGACAAACCCCCGGCTCATCTTGGCGCAAGCAGAGATTACAATGTGGATATGGTCCCAAAG TTTATGATGGCAAATGGGACATTGGTTAGGACCCTCATCCACACTGATGTgacaaaatatttgtcattcAAAGCTGTTGATGGGAGCTATGTCTTCAGCAAAGGGAAG ATTCACAAGGTTCCTGCTACTGACATGGAGGCTCTTAAATCCCCCTTGATGGGTCTTTTTGAGAAACGTAGAGCAAGGAATTTCTTCATTTATGTGCAAGATTACAATGAAGCTGATCCAAAAACACATCAAGGGTTGGATCTTACTACAATGACAACGAGAGAGCTGATAGC AAAGTATGGTTTAAGCGATGATACCGTGGATTTCATCGGCCATGCGCTTGCTCTTCATAGAGATGACCGCTACCTTAATGAACCAGCAATTGATACTGTAAATAGGATGAAA CTATATGCAGAGTCCCTTGCACGCTTTCAAGGAGGTTCACCTTATATTTATCCACTGTATGGGCTGGGTGAGCTGCCACAG GGTTTTGCTCGTTTAAGTGCTGTTTATGGTGGCACTTACATGCTAAATAAGCCAGATTGCAAG GTTGAATTTGATATGGAAGGGAAAGTCTGCGGCGTTACCTCAGAAGGTGAAACTGCAAAATGCAAGAAAGTTGTCTGTGACCCTTCATACTTGCCAAACAAg GTTAGGAAGATAGGGAGAGTTGTACGCGCAATTGCTATTATGAGCCACCCGATTGGAAACACAAATGACTCTCACTCAGTCCAGATTATTTTGCCACAGAAACAACTTGGCCGCAAATCAGACAT GTATGTCTTCGGATGCTCATACACACACAATGTTGCTCCAAAAGGGAAATTTATTGCATTTGTATCTGCAGAAGCAGAGACTGACAATCCGGAGTCTGAGCTAAAACCTGGAATTGATCTACTTGGTCCAGTAGATGAGCTATTTTTTGACATTTATGATAGATATGAACCCGTGAATGAACCATCTCTTGATAATTGTTTTGTCTCAACT AGCTACGATGCCACCACACATTTTGAGACAACAGTGACGGACGTTCTTAACATGTATACATTGATCACCGGGAAG ACCGTTGATCTCAGTGTTGATCTGAGTGCTGCCAGTGCTGCTGAAGAATACTAG